TGAACTACTATGGGAATGCTAGGGAATGGAAACATAGCACTgcataattattattttttgagaATGTTTCTTTTAACAGCTAATGAGTCTTAATGCACCATTACAATTTTTTAAGGAGTTTGTGTAATGTATGTTTTAAAAGATTACTGTTTGCCCAAgtcactttcttctttttataaaataagtCTTTGTGTGTGCTGTTAGAACAGAGGATTATAttctggttttgtggttttatcTTGGCAGAAAGATGAATATCCCAACATTCCCTGGTGCCTGAGATTCCGCATTCTTTATGAGATTGCCTTGGGAGTAAACTATTTGCACAACATGAATCCTCCGTTGCTGCACCATGACTTAAAAACCCAGAACATTTTGCTGGATGATGAGTTTCATGTCAAGGTAGGGTTATTTAATTCTATGTTCTTCAGCATCCAGAATGAGTGAAAGTGTTTTCATTATTGtagaggaggaagggggaggTTGTGGCCATACAGAGAGGGTATAATtgtttggtggattttttcttCTATCCTTGCAGACagaattttggagtttttcttttcttttggaaacTCTGTATTACTTGGTTGTGGATTTTATCTGAAAAGACCAGGAAGATAGAAGTTAGGCTGTTTCTGCTATAGCAGTAGCTGATACTCAATAGTGGTGACACTCTTGTTTGTCAGCCTTCCAAGGCTAGCTACATCTGGCCctttctgagaagaaaacaaaaagtgctCCTGCCTGAGATGCTCTGACAAGTTACTTCTGATAGGCAGTAGGTCAAGTTCAAATGTTAATGCTCTATTTGATAGTTATCATGCAATGTGGACATTTCTGTTCTGTTGGGGTAGTAACAGAACATGTAAAGCAAAACTTCAAAATCTTACTATGTTGGAAGGTGGCTTTTCTGAAGCTCCTTAGAATAAGCAAACATACATGCAGAAGTATCAGTAGTTAAAAACTTTAATTCTTCCTGTAAAAATATCACTGCCATGATGCGAAAAAGAGACTGAAAGTACTTCTGACAAAATGTTTAGGTACTTCCATAATTGCAAGAGCCTGTTTTATtgtttgttgttattttaaaaagatctGGTTTTGCAGTTGATAGAATATGTTACTCAAGTTAATGGAAATAAGACATATTTTGCACTAAATTTATTGAAAAGTGAATGTTTCAGTTGCTACTGTAAGTTGACTCTCCTTGTGACTCCTTTGAGCAAAGATCCACTGCTGGTTTCTTCTTTCTCCACTGCACAGAAATTTTTCTTGGCAGCAAAGTGCCTCACATGGCTTTGTCTCTGCTCACACCCTCAGCAGGTCATACTTCCTCCCACTCAATTGTGCTGGTATTGCCATCTCTCGAGCTTCCTGATAAACCTGATCAGGGAGCTAGTCCAACTCATTTTTTTATCCGCTCTCTTTTTGATCCCTAACAGCTTTGGTGTGGCCTGGTGTTCTGCCTGATCATATCTGAACAGTTCCTTTGCTGAGGCACTTGAAGGGAAGAGGTTAACTCTTGCATACCTGCCCTACCTCCTGTAAGGAGTGTCCTTGGGGTTTTAAGTGAAGCAAGATTCTCTAAACTAGTACAGTGACAGGAAATGCAAACAAGGTTTATCATGCATGCCAAACAGAAGAGATACTGCATATGTATAAAAGTAACAGCATTTACAAGGTGCTTCTGACTGTCTCTGAATGAGCAAGACTTAAGACCAATTACAATGAGGAAGGCTTGTTGAGAGTGAATTGTAGAGAAGAAAGGTTACTTTTCATTGTGGATTTTGATGTATGCTCTTCAGAAAGCTTGTTTCTGTTATCTTAATTGACTTACTGCTTGCACAGGCATCTTTgttgaaaatgtttttgctaTTGTGCAAATGATGCTGGACAAGTGCAGAGCTGGTAGCTGACTGCTTATCTCCCGTGTATGCCCGacactgcagctcagctggcagaTGCATTCTGCTAAATGTCTCTCTCCGTATCCATAACCTAATCTGACATCTGGTGCCCTGGCTGGTGGGTATCTGAGGATGTAAAGGGAAGTCAGTTACTTCTTCATTAGATGCACTGTATCCTATAGAAAGGAGCAAGGCCCCAGAGTGCACAGTAAAGAGAATATTCAGCAACTTTTTGCAGCGCAGAATTTCAGAATATCAAATTTATTAATTCAGGATTAATACATCGTAGTTTTGGGAGTGAGGTAAAGTGCCCTGAAATTGTTCTGTAAGAAGAACTGCCTTTGTATATTGGCAAGCTGAGTTATGTACAACTACTACAATTTATACTAAACTTGTTCTTTCTTCACAACCAGGGAGTTACAAGTAatcaataattttttcatttgctttttttagcACAAGAAAGTGACTTTCTTCATATGGCACAGCTATCTATTACAGGTTCCTCATCCGTAGTGTACATGAATCCTTCCTTAAAAGAACAGGATAGGGCAGTGCTATAGGTGTAGCATGGGTCACGACCTGGGAATTCTTTATGACCTGGAGTTGATGTTTCCTGTTGCTAGGAGAACCACTTACTTTTTGTGTTAAGGCTAAGAGCTTTGGGTGACCCCTTTTCTGGGTGTATATCAGGAATTTCTAGCACCTGTCAGCAGATAAAACCGGTTTTTCTTCTCAGAACAACTGATTTGACCTTTGCAGATTGCAGATTTTGGCATGTCCAAATGGCGTGTCATATCCATGTCCCAGTCCCGGAGTGAGTCCTCCTTGCCGGAAGGAGGGACAATTATCTACATGCCACCTGAGGATTACAACCCCAGTCAGAAAACCCGGGCAAGTGTGAAACATGATATCTACAGGTAACTCCTGTTGTTGTCTAGTGGGGCTTGAAATCTGAGCTCAGATATGATTTACTGAACTTAGGTTTTAGCATATTCTCAgcaattttattcttttcaatGATAATATAATAGCTATATAGGCTAAATGAATTGGGAATTAAAGAATTGAGTGATAGCTGGATTTAATGACTTTTGTGCTGTGACAAGTGTAATGCTCCAAAATTAAGCTGAGACTACAGAAATAGGTAGGGGACTGGTTTCTGTAAATGAGTGTACACAAGCAGacaatgcagagaaagaaaaaagccattGACAGCATCAAGTCAATGCACATACTGCACAGATAACAATAATTTGTGTAATTAAATAACATAATTTTCAGAATGTACttggaggaaagaagaaaatgtatttttggaaAGGAGGTAGATAAAAACAGGATAGTGGGGTTGGAGAAACTAGTTACAGTAATCTTGTTAAGGAATAATTTACTTTATGAAAGTTGTGGTAGCTTTGTGTTGGCACTCCTGAGTACAAGTAGTAGAATAGTAAATAGAGTGGTGGTGACCCATAGAACAAAAGGAAATCTCTCTGAGGATATTGGAGTTACAATTGGCTGGTCTAAAATGGCTTAGAGACTTCTGAGATTACTTGAagaattttgggaggaattaCCATGTGTAAAGGAAGATTGAGAAGGCATGAACTTGCCAATCACGGTGACAAAGTCGCATTGTCACATCGTTCTGGTGCAGTCTGCCACCTTTACCTTCACTGGTCTCTTACATGGTTATAGCTTGGTGAGAAATGACTCAGTCTCAGAGGGTCCTACCGACTTCCAGGGAAAACACTCTTTCCCTTAATTATCATTAACCCTCAGAAGCACATGAGGTTTTTTGACAGCCCTGTCCAAAGACTACAGATGACAACACACCTGCTTGCTTTACCCATTGATGAGAAGACATGGAtaaggaaaacatggaaaagaaaataaggtgCATTGAGGGGAAAGAAATGGTGACTGGCAGCTTAATGAATGggtggagaggaagaaaacaaatgtttcttagaaaaaaaaatattttcagaggaaTAACAGCCAAagaggagaaaggcagaaaaaccaGATAAGttaggaaggaaaaagattatgtgagaagaaagaggagagaCTGAGACAACATTGGAAAGAGAGATGTTCAAGTTAGGAAGACATGAAAGTACAGAGACAGTGAAGGACCGCCAGAAAGGCCGCACAGGAGGTTCCATGCTCAAGATCAGAAGGAGATGCTACAAAGcagaaataagaaaggaaaacaagaataGTGTAAAGGGGAATGCTGCAGTGTTGAAGAACTGAGAAAATAATCTTTAACTGTAGAGAGATTCCAAACTGAatgaaagataattttaaatagCTGTATATTTTCTGGATGTCAAATTAATTGATCACAGCTGAGTGTTGTTGAGATACTGAAGCTAATTTGTGAGGAGGGATCTTTCttaaagaaacaaattatttaaacaACAGTCAAGCAGCTTAACTTCTACAAAAGGGATGATTTGCTATACCAATTGCATGGATTTGACACTAATGCATCAAAAGAAGACTTTTCTAACAGGGAGGACTGCTTTTATTAAAAGCTATATGAGTAAATTTTATCACTGAAGAATGTTAAAATGTAAACAGACTAAATAGGAAAAATCAGTTCATATTTGATTTTAAGCACCAGttatttgtttttacttcatttttttgaATTCTTACTTGGTAGCTGTTGAATGGTACAGTGCTTTAAGGCAGTTAGTGTAACTATGCAAAATTTGCTACTTCTTAGCGATGTAGGAAGGAAGCTCAGTACATTCATACCAAGGGTGGTGGGGAGCAAGCCTTAACAGCAGTTGATCATGGTGATTATTTTCTGGAATGTCACTGCCACAATGCTTGTAAAGACTTGGACTGAAAACATGGAAATACACACTTGTCAGCACCTTGCATGTATTCTGAAGTTATGGAAGCACTAAAGCTTAAGCCTGGATTGTCCTTTCTAAATCCAGAACCAGATACTTGAATACAGTGCCGTGATTAATACTAGGATCTTTTCATGGAATAGAGCTTCAGTCAGATATTGTAGAGTATGTAAGGAAAAGTTGCAGAGTACTGAGAATTCAATGTTGCTTTCAAATGAAATCAGCTAACCTTACTTAAATTACAAAGTTGTTTAAAGTTACCTCTTTCTAATATATCCTGGTGGCTGAAGAGAGTGACTAGTTTACTAAAGGTGGGGCAAGTTTGTGCTCACTGAACCACTTGCCATTCATGTTGGTGTGAATAGAAAAGAAGGTCACTGAGGAAGCACATGTGTGTTCAATCTCCTGGCATTAGTTCAGAGTAGCCTTCCCAAGAGTCTGTTTTGGAAAGTGAATGCTGTGTGTAAGTAACATCTCTCCCTATGGAGATGATTGCAGATGTTGAAAGCATATATGGGGAGGGAGGAAGCTGGAGTGGGCATCCCAAGGGCAAGTTTGTATCTTACCTGGTCTCTGTGACACTATGTTGGGATAGAGCTGTGGATCAAAGCCGTCCTCCCTGCTAATATCCAGCTTCCCTTGGGAATGTCGGTCCATACCAGGAAGATGCCAGAATACTGCAGTTAGGACAGAGCAGTTGGCTCTCTGGGGCTCACTTTAATTTGTGTGCTGAGATTTAAACTCCATGTACATAATTCATAACGTATTAGCAGATCCAAGTTCATAGAGATTTGGAATAGGAGTTTATATGCCATGGATCTTGTCTGTACTTAATAGAATTATTTAGTTCAAGATGAGTTCACCTCCTGGTTTTCATATATTCATGTCAACATTTTAATTAGCTATAGTCAGTCCCATGTGTGCTTGCAGGACCATTTtaccaaaatgttttaaatacaaTGTAAAGCTGAGCATATTGTGTTGTTAAGTGTCTGTAGTCTAAAATAACATCTTCTGTACTTTTTATAATGTAAACAGCTATGCTGTTATCATGTGGGAAGTGATGTCAAGGAAACAGCCATTTGAAGGTAAGACCGTGTCctcctttaatttatttttcatgccTTACCTAGAGGTTAAACATGAAACCTGGGGACTTAATTATAGGGGTTACTTTTTAATAATTCAACTTTTAAGCTTATTGAAGAGCACTTTGAAATACTTTTCAAATTAGACTATATTTTtagtatatttttcttttttaattacagtGTTGTGTCTTAAATTAAGAATACCTTTTCTTTAATCAAGAAATGTAACCTTATTTTGATTATTTAAATTCTGTGCAAATGGAATTACTCCTCCTGTACAGTAAGCTCTTTATATTGCATATATTTCTAATGACTTCACAATGTCTGTTTTGACAGAAGTTATAAACCCCTTGCAGATAATGTACAGCGTGTCACAAGGACAGCGACTAGACTTGAGTGAGGGAAGTCTATCAATGGACATTCCTCATCGAGTGCTTATCATAAGACTGATGGAAAGTGGATGGGCACAAAACCCAGATGAAAGACCATCATTCTTAAGTGAGTTTACCTTGCCAGATTTCTGTTGAACATGGTACTTACAGACCAAGGCTATAGTCTTGAAAGGGAAATGTTAAAGATGTTGGGAGATCTATGTGCTTGGTCTTGCTGCTTATCATAAAGTGCTTGGCTGCTTCCTTTGTGTCTGTAAACAAACTTTTATGAATGGAATTGTGTGTGTGCCATAAAACCAGGTTGGTTGTTGGAGTCTTGCACATTTTCCATCTCTTAATTTACCTGTAAAAAAGCAGCATGTTTTGTTTAACTACTTGTGTTTCGAAGTTTTTGTTTATTGTTGAAgataatttggggtttttttaagaggagGTGGGAGAAGTGAAGAATAAAACGAGTACTGTGGGATTTATGAGCACCAAACCAACACCAACAAATTGCACATCAGATAAGTTGTAGTGACTTCAGCTTGTATTTGCATCTCAGTGTAAATCTTTCACTGACACCTTATTTGTTGCATCTCCTTTATCAAGAaagaactggattttttttccaagcaaggAAATGTATCTAAAtacaatattttctaaaatcaaaaaaaaaaaaaaaaaaaatagacacaTAATGACTTTTCCATATGCATTCTTGTTTTCCTATCccaattaacaaaaaaaaaaaagtaatttaagtGTGTGGTCACACTGAAGGGAAAATTATCTGGCATATGTACTTTAGTATGAGCTAACTTGGATTCTCTTTTTAGTGCCATGTGTGTAGTTAGatggtctttaaaaaaaaaaaaaaacatgcatTGCTTTTACTAtcataaaaagaaagaagttgCAAAACTATTGCAAAATTAGGGGAAGTGCAGCTCACTGATGGGGAACTTAAGCAATTACCATAGCATAGGAAGAGAGACACACTGAGGCCAGTGTCATTTGGTTTCACTGGATGTGATAGGTCCGTGCTTTGACTATCCCATCTTCTCTGGCCCTGCCTCATGCCTTAGGCATGTGCTCTGCATATTCCTGTGTTGGGGgtgggtttgtttatttttccagtatAAATCTTTAACAGCTCTTCTGGAGTGAGAAGACAGCAGCCCATGCTGAGGTCTTATGGTGTTTGGGTCCTATTCAGCTAATCAGGCTTGATGGGGCTACATTAAAACACAGCAAACTGTCCAATCTCTCCATTCCATGAGTATGAGACTTGCATTATCTTGGTCCAGCATTGTCCTGGATCTCTTTTGGTACACATTTCTTTTGGTGGTGTGAACTGTTCTAAGAGAAGCAAGCAGCTTCTGTTTTAGCAGCATAAGTGGTTTGATACGTGTCaatagaaaatttatttttgtaaatgtAAGAAAGACACTTTAGGACAGTGACAACTTGATTTCCCCTTCAAACCATTCACCAAGTACTCTTCCTTTGTTCAGAATGTTTAATAGACCTGGAGCCAGTTCTGCGAACATTTGATGAAATAGCTATGCTGGAAGCAGTACTTCTGTTAAAGAGGTCAAAGGTAAGTGGCTTTTGTCACAGTCATGAGTTGGTCAAGTAAGTTGGTAACTTTCACTTGCTAAAAGAAGTGTAATCTCCTCTGTCATTTCTCCTCAATTTCCTTTGTCTAATCTTGTATCTGGTTGAAACATGCATTTGTGCGGGATTGTCATCTTGTTTTGTAGCAGAAATTTAATACAGGTAAATATTTCTCTTCCAGTCACTGTATGAATCACAAAGTATTTATAAGAGTGGAAAGAAAGCAGATGTGGAGCAGATACCTCTAAATATACCTCTGAATCCTGAAAAGGTAAATACTTTGTGTGTTGCATTTGGTATGTCAGCATCCTGAGAGAGTAAAAGAAGTTTAACTTGGTAAGGGGAGCTGTTCTGCACTTTATTTCCTGTGCAGTCAGGAAAGGCATAAAATGCATTACTTGAGCCAGGGTGTAACAAATGCAAAGCCATATATGTGAAGATAGAAAAGGGTGAGTATGCAGAAATTAGAAGGGCATCTAAATATGGGAAAGCTCTAAATATGGCATGAAGCTGTCATGaagggaaggtttaggttggatatctgGAAAAGGTTTCACCTAGAGGGCAATCAGGTACTGGAACTGGCTCCCTAGGGAATtgatcacagcaccaagcccaGCAGAATTTAAGAAGTGTTTACACAATGCTCTTGGGCAAATGATTCTTGGGGTGCTCCTGTGTAGGGCCAccagttggacttgatgatccttgtggatctcTTTCCACTCAGTGAGTCTGTCATCCCCTCAAGGAGGAGTGCAGCACACAATGCCTGCCAATAGTAAGAGATCGTTTGCTGCTCCCCTACACCTCTACAGAGCTTGCTTGTCATATAGGGTCACATagatttgcttttttattttgattcttAATGTTGCTGCTTTTGGTTCTTAGTAGTAGTTAAACTTGTATACAAAATTGCTGTCATCTTTGAAAATCTATAAGTATTGGGATTACATTCTTTCTTCCAATTTACCATATTTTAATTCTGCTGTCTATTGAGCATTTAGATAGCAGGGAAAACATGGTGATGGGAAGGTTCTCTGTAAAAACATTGCAACTTCATATTGGTTTAATGTACCTGTTCAATATACACCTGGATTTCTTTCAGCCAACCTACTCTAGCTCCATAGAGTGTGATGCACTTCCCCTTCGGAGCATCTCTCCAGATACATCAAAATTCAAGTCTCTTCCCCACTGTAATATCCTCTCATCAGGTGAGGGACTCTTGACTTTGTGTAAATTTAAGTTGCTATATCAGCTTTACATTCACACAGTGACACTGCATTTGTATAGTAGACAGTTGGGTCTCTcgatgtcagaaaaaaaatgtcttttggaAACTTTGTGCTCTGGGTAATAAAAGAGTTTTTAAACTCTGATTTTATGTTCCTGTCGCCTGAGAAGTCTTTACAGCTCACAGGGTCAGTTTTCCTATTCAGAGTTGTGAGTGCAGAGCTAACATTTTCTTGTCCCTTCAGACTCTTGCAGTTTAGTTAActaggtttttttgtttctttgtttgtttttggtttttttgtggagtttttttgtttgaactGCTTCTGAATATAAAAAAAGGCTACACATTCTAGAAGGTGAGTAAGCTCAAAGTTTCCAGTGCAAGTGTcctgataatttttttattcaataagtaaaaatgtgtttaatagACTTCTTTGCAAAAGTATCTGCACAAACCTTTTGTAGATGTCCCCTATTATGAATAAAACTTGGCAAAATTCCCTGAGGAAACTCAATTTTGAGGTTTTGCTGACATCAGAAGCCAGAAACATACAATGGAACCCAAGTGGAATAGCAACACATTGTGAAACTAAAACTGCATTTAAGTTTCTTCCCTTGACAGAATGCAAATATATTTCAAAGGAATAGAGTGTCCTCTCCTATTGCAGGGACCAGGAGTATGAAAGCAGACAAGACTATTGACTTCACTGctaaaaaaaagacataaaaaagtAGTCTGAGGTGCTGCAAAACTAGAGACACTCTGGTAGACGTaagagagcacaggcagttCCTGTTTCAGCTTCTGTTTGAACACATACACGTTTTTGAACTTCTACTCAGTGTACTAGAAAAGCATAAATAGAGGAGGAACTTGGGTGAATAAATCACAGAAGGCTTAAGGACTTCCAGTTACTGAGGGGAAATGGCAG
This Haemorhous mexicanus isolate bHaeMex1 chromosome 1, bHaeMex1.pri, whole genome shotgun sequence DNA region includes the following protein-coding sequences:
- the RIPK2 gene encoding receptor-interacting serine/threonine-protein kinase 2 isoform X2 gives rise to the protein MSGGDGAGGRAGALSYGLPSIPSSKLPDLRFISRGAYGTVSAARHADWRVPVALKCLQGPLLDSDRNHLLKEAEILHKARFSYILPILGICNEPEFLGIVTEYMTNGSLNQLLHGKDEYPNIPWCLRFRILYEIALGVNYLHNMNPPLLHHDLKTQNILLDDEFHVKIADFGMSKWRVISMSQSRSESSLPEGGTIIYMPPEDYNPSQKTRASVKHDIYSYAVIMWEVMSRKQPFEEVINPLQIMYSVSQGQRLDLSEGSLSMDIPHRVLIIRLMESGWAQNPDERPSFLKCLIDLEPVLRTFDEIAMLEAVLLLKRSKSLYESQSIYKSGKKADVEQIPLNIPLNPEKPTYSSSIECDALPLRSISPDTSKFKSLPHCNILSSDGNSGCLHSLSSQSMDENLSVTQSAKLLVHPYSAGVSSARSISDASSSSSLVLRSSPIPSVPGRVEHWNRLPMEAAEVPTLGDAQNSAGQGPEQPELSLKLAQL